The genomic window GGGATATCTTGATGCGTGCCTGCGATATGCTGATGCGCTCGCGTGTCGCCGATCAAAGCGATCTTGCCGCCAAGCGGGCGAGCACCGAATTCCAGCCTGCGAGCACCGAATCTGACAGTGACGATGAATCCGGACTCGTCGCCCTAGCGATCCTGCTGCGTTGCCATGGCATTGCAGCCGACCCGGGCCAAATCCGCCATCGGATGGGTACCGCGCGCGTAGGTGTTACCGAAATCCTGCGCTGTGCGAAGGACTTCGGGCTCAAGGCGCGGGTCCAGGGGACGAGCTGGAACAGGCTTGCGGTTACTCCGCTGCCGGGCATCGCTGTGCTGCGCGATGGCGGATTCCTGATCCTCGGTAAAGTCGTCGATGACAGTCTTCTCGTTCAGCGCCCGCTGTCTCCCCGACCCGAAACAATGACGCAGGCCGAGCTCGAGGCGATCTGGGATGGCGATATCATCCTGATGACCCGGCGCGCCGCCCTGACAGATCTCTCCCGGCGATTCGATATCGGCTGGTTTATCGGTGCCGTCCACAAATACCGCCGCCTTCTCGGGGAAGTGCTGGTCGCGTCGTTCTTCCTCCAGGTCTTTGCCCTCATCTCACCGCTGTTCTTCCAGGTAGTCATCGACAAGGTGTTAGTGCACCGAAGCATGAGCACGCTCGACGTCCTAGTCATCGGACTGGTCGCGCTGACAGTGTTCGAGACCGTTCTCGGTACGCTGCGCGTTTATCTGTTCGCGCACACCACGAACCGCATCGACGTCGAGCTTGGGGCGCGGCTGTTCCGTCACCTGATGGCGTTACCGATCGCCTATTTCCAGACACGCCGCGTTGGCGATTCAGTCGCACGGGTCCGCGAGCTCGAGAATATCCGGCAGTTCCTGACGAGCTCGGCGCTCACGCTCGTGATCGATCTTTTGTTCACCGTCGTGTTCCTTGCGGTGATGTTCTATTACTCGATGACGTTGACGCTGATCGTTATGGCTTCGTTCCCGTTCTACATCGGCATCTCTGCGGGAGCTGCGCCGCTGTTTCGCCGGCGCCTTGATGAGAAGTTCAATCGCGGCTCCGAGAACCAGGCCTTCCTCGTCGAGAGCGTAACGGGCGTCGAGACGTTGAAGGCCATGGCGGTCGAGCCGCAGATGCAACTCCGCTGGGAGGAGCAACTCGCCGCCTATGTGAGCGCCAGCTTCCGCGTGCTCAGCCTGAACAACACGGCGAGCCAAGCAGTCCAGATGGTCAACAAACTGGTCGTCGCGGCAACGCTTTACTTCGGCGCCAGGCTCGTAATCGGCGGCGACCTGACCGTCGGCGAGCTTGTCGCGTTCAACATGCTGGCCGCGCGCGTCAGCACGCCGGTGCTGCGGCTTGCGCAAGTCTGGCAGGACTTCCATCAGGCCCGCCTGTCGATCGATCGCCTCGGCGACATTCTCAACACCATTCCCGAACCAAGCTTCAATCCCGGCCGTGCCGCGCTGCCGCCGATCCGCGGACAGGTCACGTTCGAGCATGCGACCTTCCGCTACCGCATCGACGGCCCCGAGGTGCTGCACGACGTGTCGTTCAGCGTCGAGCCCGGTCTCGTCGTCGGTATCGTGGGCTCCTCCGGCTCGGGCAAGAGCACCATCACCAAGCTGATACAGCGTCTTTACGTGCCGGAGAGCGGGCGCGTGCTGGTCGACGGCGTCGATCTCGCGATGGTCGATTTGGCTTGGCTTCGACGCCAGATCGGCGTCGTGTTGCAGGAGAACGTGCTCTTCAACCGCTCTATCCGCGAGAACATCGCGCTGGCCGATCCGGCCATGCCCATGGAACGCGTGATCGAGGCGGCAACGCTCGCCGGCGCTCACGACTTCATACTGGAGCTCCCCGAGGGCTACGACACGATCGTCGGCGAGCGCGGTAGCAGCCTTTCCGGCGGGCAGCGCCAGCGTGTCGCGATCGCCCGCGCACTCATCACCGACCCACGCATCCTCATCCTGGACGAGGCCACCAGTGCTCTAGATTACGAAAGCGAGCGCGCCATACAGCAGAACATGAAGCGGATTTCTGCCGGCCGGACCGTCTTCGTCATTGCTCACCGGCTCTCCACCGTGCGGCAGGCCAACCGGATCATCACAATCGAGCATGGCCGCATCGTCGAGGACGGTAGCCATGATGAGCTGATCCGTTCGAACGGACGTTACGCAAAGCTCCATTATCTGCAGGCCGGAATCCATGACGTCCGCTAGTCGAAACATCATCGTATTCCCGCGCACCGAGATTCGCCGCCGCGAACAGGAAATTGCGTTCCTGCCGGCGGCGCTCGAAATCACGGAATCCCCGCCATCACCAATCGGGCGCGCAATCGCGGCGAGCATCATCGCGGTCTTCTGCATCGCGCTAGTGTGGGCGGCATTCGGCAGCGTCGATATCGTTGCAACCGCGACCGGCAAGATCGTTCCAAGCGGCCGCACCAAGCTGATCCAACCATTCGAGACAGGCGTTGTCCGCGCCATCAACGTACGGGACGGACAGAGCGTCAAGGCCGGCGACGTCCTGATCGAGCTTGATCCGACCATGACAGAGGCCGACCAGGAGCGCCAGAGAACCGATCTGGTCGCGGCCGAACTCGATATCGCGCGGCTGCGCGCAGCGCTCGCGGAGGATCCGCTTGCCGCCTTCCGGCCGCCGCAGAGTGCGAGCGCCGCGGAGATCGAGGTCCAGCGTCAGTTCCTGATCAGCCAGCGAGCCGAGCAGAACGCCAAGCTCTCGGAGATCGAGCGCCAGAAGGCTCAGAAGGAAGCGGAATACGCGACCACGTCGGCGAGCGTCGCAAAGCTGCAGGCGACGATACCTGTGCTGCAGGAACGCGTCGACATTCGTAAGAATCTCGTTGAGAAGGCACTGGCTTCGAAGATCGTCTATCTCTCCGAATATCAGGATCTGGTCAGCCTACAGCAGGATCTCCTCCTACAGCAGAGCCGGCTCCGCGAAGCGGATGCGGCCATTGCCTTGCTGAAGGAAACGAGGGAAAAGACCGTCACTGAGTACCGTCGCGCGACCTATGACGCACTCGCGAAAGCCGAGCAGAAGGCTGCGAGCGCTCAGCAGGAGGTGATCAAGGCCGAGCGGCGCGCGAAGCTGCAGCATTTGACGGCGCCGGTCGATGGCATCGTGCAGCAACTCGCCGTTCATACGGTAGGAGGCGTGGTTACGGCAG from Nitrobacteraceae bacterium AZCC 1564 includes these protein-coding regions:
- a CDS encoding subfamily B ATP-binding cassette protein HlyB/CyaB (product_source=KO:K11004; cath_funfam=1.20.1560.10,3.40.50.300,3.90.70.10; cog=COG2274; ko=KO:K11004; pfam=PF00005,PF00664,PF03412; smart=SM00382; superfamily=52540,90123; tigrfam=TIGR01846; transmembrane_helix_parts=Inside_1_353,TMhelix_354_376,Outside_377_390,TMhelix_391_413,Inside_414_460,TMhelix_461_483,Outside_484_492,TMhelix_493_512,Inside_513_910) codes for the protein MAMQNGNAHAADLGLRALALFLRLHGVNAEPEQLRDRCGSSAIGIGAMLRCAHELGVKVRSRTTHWKRLTSIGLPGIASLRDGGFLLLGKVEDQAALVLHPTASHPKLMTRAEFEEIWDGRLILAETQNLANRMLNSFAGMSVPGRDLARRVVESVLRVRDPLVRARDILMRACDMLMRSRVADQSDLAAKRASTEFQPASTESDSDDESGLVALAILLRCHGIAADPGQIRHRMGTARVGVTEILRCAKDFGLKARVQGTSWNRLAVTPLPGIAVLRDGGFLILGKVVDDSLLVQRPLSPRPETMTQAELEAIWDGDIILMTRRAALTDLSRRFDIGWFIGAVHKYRRLLGEVLVASFFLQVFALISPLFFQVVIDKVLVHRSMSTLDVLVIGLVALTVFETVLGTLRVYLFAHTTNRIDVELGARLFRHLMALPIAYFQTRRVGDSVARVRELENIRQFLTSSALTLVIDLLFTVVFLAVMFYYSMTLTLIVMASFPFYIGISAGAAPLFRRRLDEKFNRGSENQAFLVESVTGVETLKAMAVEPQMQLRWEEQLAAYVSASFRVLSLNNTASQAVQMVNKLVVAATLYFGARLVIGGDLTVGELVAFNMLAARVSTPVLRLAQVWQDFHQARLSIDRLGDILNTIPEPSFNPGRAALPPIRGQVTFEHATFRYRIDGPEVLHDVSFSVEPGLVVGIVGSSGSGKSTITKLIQRLYVPESGRVLVDGVDLAMVDLAWLRRQIGVVLQENVLFNRSIRENIALADPAMPMERVIEAATLAGAHDFILELPEGYDTIVGERGSSLSGGQRQRVAIARALITDPRILILDEATSALDYESERAIQQNMKRISAGRTVFVIAHRLSTVRQANRIITIEHGRIVEDGSHDELIRSNGRYAKLHYLQAGIHDVR
- a CDS encoding hemolysin D (product_source=KO:K11003; cath_funfam=2.40.50.100,2.40.50.90,3.10.129.10; cog=COG0845; ko=KO:K11003; pfam=PF13437,PF13533; superfamily=111369; tigrfam=TIGR01843; transmembrane_helix_parts=Inside_1_47,TMhelix_48_70,Outside_71_475); this translates as MTSASRNIIVFPRTEIRRREQEIAFLPAALEITESPPSPIGRAIAASIIAVFCIALVWAAFGSVDIVATATGKIVPSGRTKLIQPFETGVVRAINVRDGQSVKAGDVLIELDPTMTEADQERQRTDLVAAELDIARLRAALAEDPLAAFRPPQSASAAEIEVQRQFLISQRAEQNAKLSEIERQKAQKEAEYATTSASVAKLQATIPVLQERVDIRKNLVEKALASKIVYLSEYQDLVSLQQDLLLQQSRLREADAAIALLKETREKTVTEYRRATYDALAKAEQKAASAQQEVIKAERRAKLQHLTAPVDGIVQQLAVHTVGGVVTAAQALAVVVPNESQLEIEAMLSNRDIGFVHPGQKAEIKVDTFNFTRYGLLHGGVISVSSDAITRDMQQGASNNRAEGSAQSSSEPKGQELEYAARISLDRSHMQVEDKLVKLGPGMAVTVEIKTGARRILSYLLSPLSRYKQEALRER